In the genome of Persephonella sp. KM09-Lau-8, one region contains:
- a CDS encoding V4R domain-containing protein: MFSQDEDILSAISKVDRPVLGKDIPILIFRVLRHYSQIYMEDLMGEKASNIVFLNAGKELGKKLGEKLHNNDLKKYLENISNFCKEQKIGLLNIVELTDNKLVVQLDECITCAGMDNIGKRICYFETGLVAGLVEHFLGNKKVIARETKCNANGEGTCEVSVVF; the protein is encoded by the coding sequence ATGTTTTCTCAGGATGAAGATATATTGAGTGCCATCTCAAAAGTGGATAGACCTGTTCTTGGAAAGGATATACCAATTCTAATTTTCAGGGTTCTGAGACATTATTCCCAGATTTACATGGAAGACCTTATGGGAGAAAAAGCATCAAATATAGTTTTTCTAAATGCAGGAAAAGAGCTTGGGAAAAAATTAGGAGAAAAACTTCATAATAATGACCTGAAAAAATATCTTGAAAATATAAGCAATTTTTGCAAAGAACAAAAGATAGGATTATTAAATATAGTGGAGCTTACAGATAACAAATTAGTGGTTCAGCTTGACGAGTGTATCACCTGTGCAGGCATGGATAATATAGGCAAAAGAATTTGTTATTTTGAAACAGGGCTGGTGGCAGGTCTGGTTGAGCATTTTTTAGGTAATAAAAAAGTCATAGCCAGAGAAACTAAATGTAATGCAAACGGAGAAGGAACCTGTGAAGTATCGGTAGTTTTTTAA
- a CDS encoding tyrosine-type recombinase/integrase — MESVHLSKSGYFLLEKKSGKKFIKNFYKSDYTTGEKYFYIKANHINLEKLEKYLCPECIDKSCYLFQLNENLKESNLSRATKDIYFAINLSLLNTLNKTPDKITDKDIEKFLSILKRRGKSNSTLGVAYTALKYFYQHLLKAIDFKNIKRPSLSIPVSGTLSRQEIQKILNSISNIKHKLLIEVAYGCGLRLQETVKLKVNDIDFKNKTIIVRKNQRKVPVPNSLLTKLRKYLKNREEGYLFYSDSNIHKHLTPRAAEDIFKKALKNSGINRNLSFKSLRDSFVVHMIEKDVNPTVIRKILGIKKNQFESKYKLYFKFPSQLPDLLVFEE, encoded by the coding sequence TTGGAAAGTGTTCATTTAAGCAAGTCCGGTTATTTTTTACTGGAAAAGAAAAGCGGAAAAAAATTTATAAAAAATTTTTATAAATCAGATTATACAACTGGAGAAAAATATTTTTACATAAAAGCTAATCATATAAATTTAGAAAAACTGGAAAAATATCTATGTCCTGAATGTATTGATAAAAGCTGTTATTTATTCCAGCTAAATGAAAACCTTAAAGAATCAAATCTTTCCAGAGCAACAAAGGATATATATTTTGCGATTAATCTTTCCCTTTTAAACACATTAAACAAAACACCAGATAAAATTACAGATAAAGATATTGAGAAATTTCTGTCAATTTTAAAAAGAAGAGGAAAATCAAACAGCACTTTAGGAGTTGCCTACACAGCACTTAAATATTTTTATCAGCATTTACTCAAAGCAATAGATTTTAAAAATATAAAACGACCTTCATTATCTATTCCCGTTTCCGGCACTTTATCCAGACAGGAAATACAGAAAATTTTAAATAGCATATCCAACATAAAACATAAATTATTAATTGAAGTAGCATACGGATGTGGACTTAGACTGCAGGAGACAGTTAAATTAAAAGTTAATGATATTGATTTTAAAAATAAAACCATTATTGTGAGAAAAAATCAAAGAAAAGTTCCTGTTCCAAATTCTTTACTTACAAAGCTAAGAAAATATTTGAAAAACAGAGAAGAAGGTTATCTATTTTACTCAGACAGCAATATTCATAAGCACCTGACTCCAAGAGCAGCAGAGGACATTTTTAAAAAAGCCCTCAAAAATTCAGGTATTAATCGAAATTTATCATTTAAATCTCTACGGGATTCTTTTGTTGTTCATATGATAGAAAAGGATGTAAATCCGACAGTTATAAGAAAGATATTGGGAATCAAGAAAAATCAGTTTGAAAGTAAGTACAAGCTTTATTTTAAATTCCCATCACAACTTCCAGACCTGCTTGTTTTTGAAGAATAA
- a CDS encoding VCBS repeat-containing protein — MRKFIIPPLLSSLIFSFGYGMDDPLMNRTIVSDLEIIVGDASDDSLAIFNFSRYLKKNISAKLLEKYDREDKVRGGNVAGDYRDEIIIAFGRELKSKDIKGKIGIMTPGLYSYVRFIDVGYSKYDDIAVGNVYPDQGEYDEIIVGSADRDTIDVYTGVGKKVASINVQFERYDKLAAGDVDGDGYDEIILGDASKDEIRIFKLKGGQLKEIGKIKDSGIFDRDDRVAAGDIDGDNIDEIIFVNNDGTTRYFMFEEGNGLAPQKNEKMNPSKFKYDKYSHVAVGDVNSDGRDEIVIAYAKDNKIHVYTPTRELGSIKAGIERYDSIALIDTDSDSVVVGKPIGPKQMVIENQVIAVINEPPKERALFGKPDSPDSLGKLYASYENQEQKTTQQTVSAIRSFALSLDISMKAGVPKVSTLSAKVKRQVEFDTEKTKGHTLSITIGQNMNADVYEDRAFTLTSTYNLYEYPIISPPYLAKINGKQQYILISVPVSLNTKNIGIYRSNKHINGYVASYPDRKTKLHNYSADTEIASWEMKISCAPSGIFFSQEEGTVSIQKSKITHKIGIKLGKKGSLGLVKTDVKLQGNYTNTSISTHKISFEKSTSISVKYAGGFPGCNSRDKQYTIGAVLYYDSVDGHLVLDYYVPEKGSYYKAPSLELPVKPLILDKNGKVLKSGVLIKIPNLKKNLMLKQKL, encoded by the coding sequence ATGCGAAAGTTTATTATTCCCCCATTATTATCATCTCTTATTTTTTCGTTTGGGTATGGGATGGATGACCCTTTGATGAACAGAACTATAGTTTCCGACCTTGAAATTATAGTGGGAGATGCTTCTGATGATTCCCTTGCAATTTTTAACTTTAGCAGATATCTGAAAAAAAATATATCTGCAAAACTTCTGGAAAAGTATGATAGAGAGGATAAAGTTAGAGGTGGAAATGTTGCTGGTGACTATAGGGATGAAATTATCATTGCTTTTGGTAGAGAACTAAAATCAAAAGATATAAAAGGAAAAATCGGAATAATGACTCCCGGTCTTTATAGTTATGTAAGATTTATTGATGTTGGATATTCTAAATATGATGATATAGCTGTAGGCAATGTATATCCAGATCAAGGTGAATATGATGAGATTATTGTTGGAAGTGCAGATAGGGATACTATTGATGTATATACAGGCGTAGGAAAAAAAGTTGCATCTATAAATGTTCAGTTTGAAAGATACGACAAGCTTGCTGCAGGGGATGTTGATGGTGATGGATATGATGAGATAATTCTGGGAGATGCCTCAAAGGATGAAATTAGAATTTTTAAATTAAAAGGTGGACAATTAAAAGAGATTGGAAAAATAAAGGATTCTGGCATATTTGACAGAGATGATAGAGTTGCTGCAGGGGACATAGATGGGGATAACATTGATGAGATAATATTTGTTAATAATGATGGCACAACCAGATATTTTATGTTTGAGGAAGGAAATGGATTGGCTCCCCAGAAAAATGAAAAAATGAATCCATCAAAATTCAAGTATGACAAATACAGCCATGTGGCAGTTGGAGATGTAAATTCTGATGGACGAGATGAGATTGTAATTGCTTACGCAAAGGATAACAAAATCCATGTTTATACACCAACAAGAGAATTAGGAAGTATAAAGGCAGGCATAGAAAGATATGACAGTATAGCACTTATAGATACAGATAGCGATTCTGTGGTTGTAGGTAAGCCTATTGGACCTAAACAGATGGTAATAGAAAATCAGGTGATAGCTGTAATTAATGAACCACCTAAAGAAAGAGCCCTATTTGGAAAGCCCGATAGTCCTGACTCTCTTGGGAAGCTCTATGCCTCTTATGAAAATCAGGAGCAGAAAACAACCCAGCAAACAGTGTCTGCTATACGTAGTTTTGCCCTTTCTTTGGATATTTCAATGAAAGCAGGAGTGCCGAAGGTATCAACACTTAGTGCTAAAGTTAAACGTCAAGTGGAATTTGATACTGAAAAGACCAAAGGGCATACCCTATCTATAACAATAGGACAAAATATGAATGCAGATGTTTATGAAGACAGAGCGTTCACTTTAACATCAACTTATAATCTGTATGAATATCCCATTATAAGCCCTCCCTACCTTGCTAAAATAAATGGAAAACAACAGTATATTCTGATATCTGTTCCGGTGTCTTTAAATACGAAAAATATAGGAATTTACAGGTCAAACAAACATATTAATGGCTATGTAGCTTCTTATCCGGATAGGAAGACAAAACTTCATAACTATTCAGCCGATACAGAGATAGCCAGCTGGGAGATGAAGATTAGCTGTGCACCTTCAGGGATATTTTTCTCTCAAGAGGAAGGAACAGTTTCTATTCAAAAATCTAAAATAACCCATAAAATAGGTATAAAACTTGGGAAAAAAGGTAGTTTAGGACTTGTAAAGACCGATGTGAAATTACAAGGAAACTATACAAATACCAGTATTAGTACACATAAGATAAGTTTTGAAAAATCAACAAGTATCAGTGTTAAATATGCAGGAGGGTTCCCAGGCTGCAATTCCAGAGATAAGCAATACACAATAGGAGCAGTTCTTTATTACGATAGTGTGGATGGCCATCTTGTTCTTGATTATTATGTCCCGGAAAAAGGTAGTTATTACAAAGCTCCTTCCTTAGAACTCCCTGTTAAGCCTCTGATACTGGACAAAAATGGTAAAGTTTTGAAATCAGGCGTTTTAATAAAAATTCCCAATTTGAAAAAGAATTTAATGCTTAAACAGAAACTGTAA
- a CDS encoding 6-carboxyhexanoate--CoA ligase, whose product MKLFSIKLRASLNGKHVSGAERIVPEEKIKQILSDLYSRVASKKYDDINIKIQPIKEKPLIVEKTLPIEELQFDDYIEANQKAIQILSEITGLPENILKQLITLIHSGAAPDGSNMRGAMIINLDGKRIERDSFRGVRTTDVDFIDREKAVQKLLQRGWTERTADALALTTKNMLYPDIVAEYCISDEPDYPTGYVATKEKYYRLTPLKEKGNTKGGRIYFVKTDTDIDRLYRFLEQTPVLIKDVE is encoded by the coding sequence ATGAAACTTTTTAGCATAAAGCTGAGAGCTTCTTTAAATGGAAAACATGTTTCAGGAGCCGAAAGAATAGTTCCCGAAGAAAAAATCAAGCAAATCCTGTCTGATTTATACAGCCGTGTTGCTTCAAAAAAATACGACGATATTAACATAAAAATCCAGCCTATAAAGGAAAAGCCTTTAATAGTAGAAAAAACACTGCCAATAGAAGAACTACAGTTTGATGATTATATTGAGGCTAACCAGAAAGCTATTCAAATTTTAAGTGAAATAACAGGATTACCGGAAAACATACTCAAACAACTTATTACTCTAATCCATTCTGGAGCTGCACCTGACGGTAGCAATATGCGGGGTGCAATGATAATAAATTTAGATGGAAAGAGAATAGAAAGGGATAGTTTCAGGGGAGTTAGGACAACAGATGTGGATTTTATAGACAGGGAAAAGGCAGTTCAGAAACTTTTACAACGAGGCTGGACAGAAAGAACAGCAGACGCCTTAGCCCTGACCACAAAAAATATGCTCTATCCTGATATAGTTGCAGAATACTGCATATCAGATGAGCCTGATTATCCAACCGGTTATGTGGCAACAAAGGAAAAATATTACAGATTAACTCCCCTGAAAGAAAAAGGAAACACAAAAGGCGGCAGGATATATTTTGTGAAAACAGACACAGATATAGATAGACTTTACAGATTTTTGGAGCAAACACCGGTTTTAATCAAAGATGTTGAATAA
- the rplS gene encoding 50S ribosomal protein L19: MHQLIREIEQRYIPQDIPEFRVGDTIKVYVKVKERNKERIQVFEGVVIRIKGSGTGKSFTVRKESYGVGIERTFPFACPSIEKIELSKRGKVRRAKLYYLRERRGKAAKIREIKEWELRKRAQESAAAKENQ; encoded by the coding sequence ATGCACCAGTTAATCAGAGAAATAGAGCAAAGATACATTCCACAGGATATTCCAGAATTTAGAGTAGGAGATACTATCAAAGTTTATGTAAAAGTTAAAGAAAGAAACAAAGAAAGAATTCAGGTTTTTGAAGGTGTTGTAATTAGAATTAAAGGAAGCGGAACAGGAAAAAGCTTTACTGTAAGAAAAGAATCTTACGGTGTAGGAATTGAAAGAACATTCCCATTTGCATGTCCATCAATAGAAAAAATTGAACTCTCTAAAAGAGGTAAAGTTAGAAGAGCTAAACTCTACTACCTCAGAGAAAGAAGAGGTAAGGCTGCTAAGATTAGAGAAATCAAAGAGTGGGAACTCAGAAAAAGAGCTCAGGAATCTGCTGCTGCTAAAGAAAATCAGTAG
- a CDS encoding peroxiredoxin → MLKEGDKAPDFCLQGLTPEGEEKEICLKDLLSEGKYLILYFYPKDNTPGCTTEACDFRDNLNVIGDKAVVAGVSPDSINSHKKFKEKYNLNFYLLSDPDKKVLGAYDAYGEKKMYGKVTKGVIRSTYIIAPDGIIVKKWRNVKAKGHVAKVVEELEKLLNK, encoded by the coding sequence ATGTTAAAGGAAGGAGACAAAGCACCAGATTTTTGCCTGCAAGGGTTGACACCTGAAGGTGAAGAAAAAGAAATCTGCCTGAAGGACTTACTTTCTGAAGGGAAATATCTCATTTTATATTTTTATCCAAAGGATAATACCCCCGGTTGCACCACTGAAGCTTGTGATTTTAGGGATAATCTAAATGTGATTGGGGATAAAGCTGTTGTTGCAGGTGTTAGCCCAGATAGTATAAACAGCCACAAGAAATTTAAAGAGAAGTATAATCTGAACTTTTATCTCCTTTCAGACCCAGATAAAAAAGTTTTAGGAGCTTATGATGCCTATGGTGAAAAAAAGATGTATGGAAAGGTAACAAAAGGAGTTATCCGTTCCACATACATAATTGCTCCAGACGGAATAATAGTCAAAAAATGGAGAAATGTTAAAGCCAAAGGCCATGTTGCAAAAGTAGTGGAAGAATTAGAGAAATTATTAAATAAATAA
- the hisIE gene encoding bifunctional phosphoribosyl-AMP cyclohydrolase/phosphoribosyl-ATP diphosphatase HisIE: MDKSILEKIKFNSHGLVPVVTQSYYTGKVLMQAYANKEAIEKTIETGYATYYSRSRQELWVKGETSGNKQKVVKIKIDCDEDSVLYLVKDYGVACHTGEESCFYRDITLKKEEKPDAYEIFHALYEKILERKTTRPEGSYVAKLFEKGSDKIIQKVGEEAIETVIALKNKNKEEIVYETADLIFHLIIALADVGIKLEDIQEELLKRYK; encoded by the coding sequence TTGGATAAATCTATTCTGGAAAAGATAAAATTCAACTCCCATGGTCTTGTGCCTGTTGTAACCCAGAGCTATTACACAGGAAAGGTTCTTATGCAGGCCTATGCCAATAAAGAAGCCATAGAAAAAACCATAGAAACAGGTTATGCCACATACTACTCCCGCTCCAGACAGGAGCTATGGGTAAAAGGAGAAACTTCAGGAAATAAACAAAAAGTTGTAAAAATAAAAATTGATTGTGATGAGGATAGTGTTTTATATCTTGTGAAGGATTATGGGGTTGCCTGCCATACAGGAGAAGAAAGTTGCTTTTACAGGGATATAACCCTAAAAAAAGAAGAAAAACCAGACGCCTATGAGATATTCCATGCTTTATATGAAAAAATACTGGAAAGAAAAACAACCAGACCAGAAGGCTCTTATGTTGCAAAATTGTTTGAAAAAGGTTCAGACAAAATTATCCAGAAAGTAGGAGAAGAAGCAATAGAAACCGTTATAGCCTTGAAAAATAAAAACAAAGAAGAGATTGTTTATGAAACTGCAGACCTTATTTTTCATTTAATTATTGCCCTTGCTGATGTAGGCATTAAATTAGAAGATATACAGGAAGAGTTATTAAAAAGGTATAAGTAA
- a CDS encoding ribonuclease HII: protein MLEIEKSLWEKGYSKVVGIDEAGRGPLAGPVVAAAVIFPSDINPFIFKDSKKLTPKQRENLIEEIKQKAIAIGIGIVDSNIIDKINIYNATKLAMERALEDLKTDYDFLITDYVRFEPYPHISVKKADEKSLSVAAASIIAKVTRDKIMEEFGKVFPHSFEKHKGYPTKLHKQEIQKYGLTPIHRKSFNLGIQHHLEL from the coding sequence ATGCTTGAAATTGAAAAAAGCCTTTGGGAAAAAGGCTATTCAAAAGTTGTAGGAATAGATGAGGCAGGCAGGGGCCCTCTGGCAGGCCCCGTAGTTGCTGCCGCTGTTATCTTCCCATCTGATATAAACCCTTTTATTTTCAAAGACTCAAAAAAACTTACCCCAAAACAAAGGGAAAATCTGATAGAAGAAATTAAACAAAAAGCCATAGCGATTGGTATCGGCATAGTTGATAGCAATATAATAGACAAGATTAATATTTACAATGCTACAAAACTGGCAATGGAAAGAGCCCTTGAAGACCTTAAAACAGATTATGATTTTTTAATTACCGATTATGTCAGATTTGAACCATATCCCCACATATCTGTAAAAAAAGCTGATGAAAAAAGTCTGTCTGTGGCAGCAGCTTCAATAATAGCAAAGGTCACAAGAGATAAAATAATGGAAGAGTTTGGGAAAGTCTTCCCCCATTCATTTGAAAAACACAAAGGCTATCCAACAAAGCTACATAAACAGGAAATTCAAAAATACGGTTTAACTCCGATACACAGAAAAAGTTTTAATCTGGGAATTCAACACCATCTTGAGCTATGA
- the dxs gene encoding 1-deoxy-D-xylulose-5-phosphate synthase, with amino-acid sequence MLSKYKVLNKINDYKDLKNLSGEEIKVLTEEIRDYIIEVTSRNGGHIGPSLGVVELTIALLKVFDPEIDRIIWDIGHQAYSWKILTGRKEQFPTLRQYKGISGFLKRTESPYDHFGAGHSSTSISAALGMRMAKDLKKEEGWSIAVIGDGAMTAGQAFEGLNHAGWLDPSKFIVILNDNQMSISPNVGAIYTYFNRIITNEVFQKSRQKLKDIIKKVFGEQGAKVARKFEEYVKGLFAPGVIFEELGFTYVGPVDGHNLPELEKTLENIKKMRGPIILHILTQKGKGYKPAEENPTPFHGISPFDKITGTPIKKVGTPPSWSKVFGKALVEIAEKDEKVVAITPAMKEGSGLTEFADRFPDRFFDVGIAEQHAATFAAGLAAEGMKPVLSYYSTFLQRGYDQVIHDIALQHLPVVIAIDRAGLVGEDGPTHHGVYDIAFLRAIPDIVISAPKDQQELRNLLYTAINSGKTFAIRYPRGSAIGEEAEGFEEIPVGSWEILDEGKDIVILAVGKYVEKAKETKKQLRKYGINPTIVNARFIRPIDENLLKELLRTHHFVITMEDGTINGGFGSAIAEYILDNRYSNELLRFGIPDRFIQHGKIDKLEEELGLLPPQMVVKIMDFIKGENYKVVG; translated from the coding sequence ATGCTAAGTAAATACAAAGTTTTAAATAAAATAAATGATTATAAAGACTTGAAAAATCTTTCTGGAGAAGAAATCAAAGTATTAACAGAGGAAATCAGGGATTATATTATTGAGGTAACCTCAAGAAATGGTGGTCATATAGGACCTTCCCTTGGTGTTGTTGAGCTTACAATAGCTCTTTTAAAGGTGTTTGACCCTGAGATTGACAGAATAATCTGGGATATAGGTCATCAGGCTTACTCCTGGAAAATTTTAACAGGCAGAAAGGAACAATTCCCAACCCTCAGGCAGTATAAAGGTATATCCGGCTTTCTCAAAAGGACAGAAAGTCCTTATGACCATTTTGGTGCAGGACATAGCAGCACCTCTATATCTGCTGCTCTTGGAATGAGAATGGCAAAAGACCTGAAAAAAGAGGAAGGCTGGAGCATTGCTGTTATTGGTGATGGTGCAATGACAGCAGGTCAGGCCTTTGAAGGATTGAACCATGCTGGCTGGTTAGACCCAAGCAAATTCATTGTAATCCTGAATGATAATCAGATGTCCATCTCCCCAAATGTTGGGGCAATCTATACATATTTCAATAGAATAATCACAAACGAGGTTTTCCAGAAATCCAGACAAAAGCTGAAAGATATCATTAAAAAAGTTTTCGGAGAGCAGGGGGCAAAAGTAGCAAGGAAGTTTGAGGAATATGTAAAAGGTCTGTTTGCCCCTGGTGTGATATTTGAGGAGCTTGGCTTTACTTACGTGGGACCTGTTGATGGACATAATTTACCTGAGCTGGAGAAAACACTGGAAAATATTAAGAAAATGAGAGGCCCTATAATTCTGCATATTCTTACACAAAAGGGGAAAGGTTATAAACCAGCTGAAGAAAATCCAACTCCTTTTCACGGAATATCTCCATTTGACAAAATAACAGGAACCCCTATCAAAAAAGTTGGAACTCCACCTTCATGGAGTAAGGTTTTTGGCAAAGCACTGGTTGAAATTGCTGAAAAGGATGAAAAAGTTGTTGCTATAACTCCAGCTATGAAGGAAGGCTCCGGTCTAACAGAGTTTGCAGATAGATTTCCTGATAGATTTTTTGATGTTGGTATAGCTGAACAGCATGCTGCTACATTTGCTGCAGGGCTTGCAGCAGAAGGAATGAAACCTGTATTGTCTTATTACTCAACATTCCTGCAAAGGGGATACGATCAGGTAATTCATGATATTGCTCTTCAGCATTTACCTGTTGTGATTGCAATAGACAGGGCTGGTCTGGTAGGTGAAGATGGTCCAACACACCACGGAGTTTATGATATAGCATTCTTAAGGGCAATTCCTGATATTGTTATATCTGCTCCTAAAGACCAGCAAGAGCTTAGAAATCTTCTTTATACTGCAATAAACTCAGGTAAAACTTTTGCAATTAGATATCCCCGTGGCTCAGCCATAGGAGAGGAAGCAGAAGGATTTGAGGAAATTCCAGTAGGTAGCTGGGAAATTTTAGATGAAGGAAAAGATATAGTTATCTTAGCCGTTGGTAAATATGTGGAAAAAGCAAAAGAAACCAAAAAACAACTCAGAAAATATGGGATAAACCCAACAATTGTTAATGCAAGGTTTATAAGGCCTATAGATGAAAATCTCTTAAAAGAGCTTCTTAGAACCCATCATTTTGTTATCACGATGGAAGATGGAACTATAAATGGTGGGTTTGGTAGTGCAATAGCAGAATACATTCTGGATAATAGGTATTCCAATGAACTACTGAGATTTGGTATTCCTGATAGATTTATTCAGCACGGAAAGATAGACAAATTAGAAGAAGAACTGGGACTACTGCCGCCCCAGATGGTTGTTAAAATTATGGATTTCATAAAAGGGGAAAATTACAAAGTAGTAGGCTGA